TTTTGCGCTTCATCAAGAATGATAAAAGAATCGTTCAAGGTCCGCCCCCGCATAAACGCTAATGGCGCAACTTCAACAATTCCCTCGTCAATCATCGCCTGACCCTTACTGCGCTCGACCATATCAAACAATGCATCATAAAGCGGCTGCAAGTAAGGATTGACCTTCTCAGCAATATCTCCGGGCAAAAATCCGAGTTTTTCTCCGGCTTCAACAGCTGGACGCACCAGGACTATGCGGTTGACCTGCTTTTTCTGCCAGGCGGCAACTGCCAAGGCCATCGCCAGGTACGTTTTTCCGGTACCGGCCGGGCCGACACCGAACACCACGTCATTCTGGCGAATCGCATCAATATACTCTTTTTGGGCGAGACTCTTCGGCGCAATATACTTATTGCGGGCGGAAACCAGAACGGTATCGAAAAAGATATCCGACAATTTGATGGAAGAATTGCTACGCAGAATATTGACCGCGTAATCGATATCCGGAGGGTACAGTGGATAGCCTTTTTGCAGCAAAGCCACCAACTGATTTAAAACCAGTTCGGTCAGTTCGACATCAAGTTTTGCGCCACTGATCTGTATGTCGTTGCCTCGTGATCCAAGACGAACTCCCAAAAGTTTCTCAAGTTGATGCAGATGGCTGTTATGCTGCCCAAGCAGGGCATGCACCATCAAGGGGTCCGCAATGGTGAAACAACATCGATAAGGGTCTTCGTTCACAGAAACTCGGCTATGCGCAAACAATATTCCTGAGTGGCGCCCACAATTCTCCCTAGAACCGCAGCGGCATGGTTCAGCCCGGTTTCCAAGCGACCTTTTTCCGTCACTAGGAAATCACCACATCAAGATCGCCCAGATTAGCACTAATACCGGCACAGATCAACAGGGATTTACCCCCCGCTTCAGACAAGCTAACCACATGAAGTTGCGAAACAAAACCACGCTCTAAGCACGCTGCCTTTTGCCATGTCACTTAAGCAGAATCCCCCATCAAACCGCCATAAAACATCAGGACGAAAATTGCCTTTTAATTTCCTCCCCCTGTGTTATAAATACAGCGCTGGAAACATACATTGTTTTAAAATGGCCCGTCATTGTGGCGGACCCACCATTATCACACAGGGCGAAAGTCCAGTTTATCTAATTACTTCAGTAAAAAATAGGACAACAAAGGAGTTCAGTCATGGGCGAAATCATGGACATCTACGCACGTGAAATTCTTGATTCACGTGGCAACCCCACCATCGAAGTTGACGTGTTGCTCGAAAGCGGCGTTCTGGGTCGTGCTGCCGTTCCCAGTGGGGCCTCTACCGGCGAGCGTGAAGCGCTGGAACTGCGTGATGGCGACAAATCCCGCTATCTCGGCAAAGGGGTACAAAAAGCCGTTGACAACGTCAACGAGAAAATCTGTGATGCCCTGATCGGCTGGGAAGTCACCGACCAAGCGGGTATCGATGCCAAACTGCTCGAACTGGATGGGACTGAAACCAAGAGCAACCTTGGCGCCAACGCCCTGCTCGGCGTGTCCCTGGCCTGTGCTCGTGCGGCCTCCGAAGAATCGGGTCTGCCTTTCTACCAATACCTCGGTGGCCCCAATGCCAAAGAACTGCCGCTGCCGATGATGAACATCCTCAACGGTGGTGCGCATGCCGACAACAATGTCGACATTCAGGAATTCATGATCATGCCTGCTGGCGCGCCTTCCTTCAAAGAAGCACTGCGCATGGGCGCCGAGATCTTCCACGCCCTGAAAAAAGTGCTCAAGGACAAAGGCTACAACACCGCCGTCGGTGATGAAGGTGGCTTTGCTCCCAACCTCGGCAGCAACGAAGAAGCACTGCAAGTGATCATGGAAGCCATCGAAGCGGCCGGGTACAAAGCCGGTGAGGAGATCCTCCTTGCTCTCGATGTGGCCGCCTCTGAAATCTACAGCGACGGCAAGTACAACTTCGCCAACGAAGCACAACCGCTCAAAACCGCTGAAGAGACCGTAGCCTTCTACGCCGACCTCGTTGAGCGCTATCCGATCATCTCCATCGAAGACGGTCTGGCCGAAAACGACTGGGACGGCTGGAAGCTGATGACCGACAAACTGGGCGACAAAATCCAGATCGTCGGCGACGATCTGTTCGTCACCAACAGCAAGATTCTTAAGGAAGGTATCGAAAAAGGGATTGCCAACTCTATCCTGATCAAAGTTAACCAGATCGGCACCCTGACCGAAACGCTGGAAGCCATTGAAATGGCCAAACGCGCCGGTTACACCTGTGTCATCTCTCACCGCAGCGGTGAGACCGAAGACTCCACCATCGCTGACCTGGCTGTAGCAACCAATGCTGGTCAGATCAAAACCGGTTCACTGTGCCGCACCGACCGCATCTGCAAGTACAACCAGCTGCTGCGCATTGAGGATGAGCTGGAAGGCGTGTCCATCTTCAACGGCAAGGACGTGTTCTACAACCTGTAATTCGCGTCTGGTTTGAATTGAAAAAGCCCTGCTGCATTTTTTGCGGCAGGGCTTTTTTGCTTTGTGGTACGTGGTACGAAGCGTATTGCTCTGGCGTGCATCATCCGTTCTCAAGGTTGGTGCCCACGTGACGCGGGCTTCCGCGCCCGCACGTCGGGTCACTTTTGCGTCGTCAAAAGTGACGCAAAAACGACTCCCGACCATTGCGCCCTGCGGGTTCCCTCTATACGTTCACTCACACCGCGATGTCGGCAAGAACTCGGCCTGTGTACCACAGTCCTCAAACATTTGCCGACGACCATCGCGGTGACCGTTCTCTTCGTTCGGCGCTGCTGAACGGGAGAACTTGGGTGCTAAATACATACACAAGTGTAGGGTGGACACCGGCCCACCCGTTTAACCGGTGCCACACCAGAGATAGAACGCGACATAATATTGTTATCAACGTTTTACGCCAATGGTGATGAGTTGCAAGATTTGCCGAGCTAAAGGGAGGCAAACCGAATCCGTGAAGCAAAACGGAAACAGACTCATTGGCGGTTAAGCTAGGTTCAGGAGAAGTTCAGCCGGTTTTTGCATCCTTTTGAGCGGCCAGTCAAAAGTATGTCGCCTGCCGGGGCGAGTCCCGGCGACCTTGACCTTGGTTTTGCATTTGCCGTGGTATGCATGATAAAAGCGATTGCACCAGAGAGCTTCATCCGTTCGGCGCTGCTTAACAGGAGGCCTTGGGGGCTTAACGTTTGCGTTCAGAGTGCATTTATGGCGGAGCCAAAAACGTCGCCCTTGGAACGAACTGTTACAAGACATGCTCCGGAGAGTCTCCCTCCACCAGTGACTCTAAGTAACACTCCAAATTGCCTTTTATTTTCTTAAAGACCTCTGGAAAATAACTTGCCAGTTCATGGAAGGTTGGGTTATCCGATGCCGGGCCGCCATGGTAGTGGCGCATGTGCCTAAGAATGTCTGCTCTTTCTTCTGCCGATACTGAATCAAGCGGATTTTGAGCGCTATATCCGTGAAAATTCGACAAATGAATGAATGCACAGCCAAACTTGTATACAGAGCGTGCCCACCCTTCATATTGCTCTGCCACTACAACCATCATTGCATCCGTAACAACAGCCTGTTTGTTCCTGGCAGTCTGGACACTCCAGCGCTCTCCTCTAACCGTACAGGCGATTAGCCTTTCCCGTTCCGTCAAATCAGGGATAGACAGCAGATAGAGAACTCGAATTAGGGAATCAAGCTCCTGCCGCAGGATGGCCATCATTGATCCGGGCAGATCAGGTATGCGGGAGAACGCGACTTCGTGCTCATTGGAGCGTGCCGTTATTAGCTCTATAAATTCCTGCACAAAACTCTCCATGCCTTATAACAGATTAGGTTTCAACTCTCCGCGCTCCGAACTGAAAGCAAATTGAACCGAGTTTGCGGATAATTGTAATAGTCGGTCGGGATTTGCGATGACTTCTGAACTAGCGGATGGTCATTGGTGAACTGGCTAGAGTCGAAATTCAATTTTCCTGTTGCACCGTGCCGCTCAAAATGCGAGACCACAGCCCAACCGACTTTCTGCATTACACGGGCAAGACCAATTACGACTAAAGCACCTATGCTTGAATTTGCAGGACAAGTTTCCTGCAACCGCTTGAGCAATGCATCTTCTTTGTGGTGCACATGAGCACCGCCATCGCGATCAGCAACAACCTTGATTAGATCCCGCAGTGAAAGGGGTACAGGGTGTACCGTAAAGAGCTGGTCTACCCACTCCGTTAGCGGAATTGGTGAGGCGCCTTCATCAAGCATCGGCTGACATATCTCGACACCGTTAAAGTACCGGATGACTTCAAACGGCATGCAGCCGATCTCTAACGCGCTTGAACCTACCGCATGCACGTTATTTAGATATTCTAAATGTTCTGGGAATGTCCCTGGCTGATAAAACTCAATCTTTTTGAGAGGAGTCAGCTCAATGTTTCCAAACAACCGTGGAAGCAGAGAATTGTCCTTACCCCAGTTTGAGTCACAGAGCAAAATGCGCAATTGGGTAGACAGCGCACGATACATATGAGCCTCACCCTCATAGATACAGCGAAGGGACGTATCAATAACTCTGAAGCATCCAACTGCCGCCTCAAATTCCCACTGTTCGCCCACTTCGACCTCCTTGAAACCTAACGATTGAATTCAGCCGCGCGGTTTTGGCGTCTGCGGGAATGATTTATTATAGCCCGTATGCACACGAAAGGTTTCACATTCTGCGTGGCTGGCGCGGCGGAAAGATATGATTCTTACAGTTTCATCATTCCGCATTGTCGTTACAAATACGACAACTGCTCCGCTATCGTCTAACCCCATATGCATATGCCGCTTCTCGCCATTTTCAACAAAGGCGTCGCTAGTCATGAATGGTTGATGCGACACCGGGGTTAGCAATTGCTCGAAATAATGCACAGCACTTTCCAGAGAAAAACCATGCTTTTCACGATTCACCATTTCCTTGGTTTCATCGTACTCTATTTGAGTTCGCCCAATGATCAGCCGAAACTCGTAATCTGGTATTCCTAATTGTTCAGGGATACTCATCGGTACCTCAAGGGCTATCACATGTTACTTTCGCGCCGGCGGCGCCATAAACTCCGGCCCAACCGGATCTGTAATCGCCGCATTAACAATAGCAGCAATCTCATCACGATCCGCCTCTGACAACGACCAACCAAACACCTGATTCACCCGATCCAACTGCTGCGGATGCCGCGCTCCCCACAAAGCAATCGCTCCCTGATCAATCACCCAACGCACCGCCAACTCCAACACACCACGCTGAAAACGCTCCTGGGCAAACGCATCCAGCTTAGCCACCACGTCAAGATATGCGGCATAACGCGGCGCTTTAAATTTCGGATCATACTGGCGAATATCATCGCCCTCAAAGGTCGGCTCCGCCGTCATCTTGCCGGACAACAAACCACGACAGATAGCCCCATAAGCGAGAATTGCCAGCCCATGCTGCTGGGCATAAGGCCGTACATCGCCATCAATCTGCCGCTCAAACAGATTGTAAGGCGGCTGCACACTGTGCAACGGCGCCAGACTGCGGAAACGATCCATCTGCTCAGGATCGTAGTTACTGACACCAATCGCCCGAATCTTGCCGCTGGCGAGCAATCCGGCCATCACCTCAGCGGTCTCCTCAATGGGCACCAGCGGGTCCGGCCAGTGAATCTGGTAAAGATCGATATAATCGGTCTGCAGGCGCTGCAACGAATCATCAATCTCCTGCAGCAATCGCTCACGGGTACAGTTACGCGATACCCGCCCTTTGTCATCCCACTGCAATCCGGCCTTGGTGGCCAATACCACCTTCTCGCGTGCGACATGGCCTTTCCAGGCCTGCCCCACCAGGGATTCAGAATGACCAAAACCATACACTGCGGCGGTATCAATAAACGTGATGCCCTGATCCAGAGCGGCACGAATGGTATCAATGCATTGGCTGTCATCACTGCCGCCCCACAACCAGCCACCAATGGCCCAGGTACCCAGACAGATTTTACTCACACGGATATCGGTTGTTCCCAATGGTGTGGTCTCAATAGCAGATGAACTCATCTTTCACGCCTTTCTGCATGCCAGAACATGCCATGAATGGTGTTGGATTCAGTCGATTCCGGCCAGACAGGTGAGGATACGATGAAATGCCTGACAGGCCTGTTGCGAACAGGATTCTTCCATGGTGTGGTACCCGGTAGTCGGCAGTTGCAGGGTGGTCCCCTGAACAAAGCCGTCTGAAGCGGCAACAATCCGCCCCAGCTCGGTGCTGCCCAGCGATAAGGGCAGTGCCGGTTGCGCGGCCTGCTCAGCCAGTTGCTGCACATAATCGTCTTTAAACCGATAGCTGATCCCATGATCCTGACACAATTGCGCCAAGCGGTCGGTCATGCGCGGGCTGAACGCAGCATTGGCGTCACGACGGCGCAACACCAGCTGCTGGCTGTCTGCGGCCGCTCGATCCGGGAACGGGCTGGTATCCACGACCACAAGCTGATCTGTGGAACCATTGAAACGGCGAAACCATTCGAGCAGATAGCGCCAGCTTTTACCGGCTTCCTCTTCGGCGGTAAACAAGGCCGTGCCCTGAAAACCAAGAGCGAACAGGTGAATCAGATGGGCGGCACTGAGCACATTATCGAGTTGTCCGGTCAACAGGCCGTCGGCCACCTGTAAATGATCATTGAAGGCCACCGGTGTTCCCGCCACCAGCGATTCCAGCCCTTCCACCTCGAAAATCAGATTGTTACGATACGGGCAGACATAGGTATCGACAATCTTGCCCCGACCGAGATAGCCCCCGGTCCAGGGTTCATAGGCCATCACCGGCGTAGCACGGAAGCGATCGACGATTTTCATCATCAACCCTTCCGACACCGAGTTGCCCAGTAAATCGGAGCGATTGCCGGCGACAAACGCCGCATACTGAAATTCGTTGGGACCGGTACAGACCAGGCCGTTGCGATCAATATGCGCAGAGAAAAACGCGCTCTCGGGCGCATCGCCCTGAGCGACAAGCACGCCCTGATACCAGGTCACGCGTGCGCCACGCTCCTCGAGTTCGCGTTGTAAAACGCGAAAAAATGAGTGCTCTGCACCCACCACACTGGGATGGCGCACTAATGTTTTAAGCAGGTCAATAAAGGATTCGCGCTGTTGCACAGATAAAACATCTCCGAGCGTGCGGATCAGTAAATTTTCCGCCGCGAAAAGGTCGAACCGATGACGTTAAAGGTGTTCTCAACAATAAACAGGCTGTGTGGATCGACCGTGAAAGCTAACTCTTCCAATCTTTTAAGTTGAATGTTGTTGGTCACAACCATCAGCACACGGCGTGTTTCGTTCTTATACGCGCCGACACCTTCAAGAAACGTAGCACCAATCTTCATACTATGCATCACCTTCTGGGCGATCTCTTCGTTGTGTTTTGAAATAATCAGACACAGCTTGCGCTGACTGAACATCGACAAGCTGTAATCCATGCACACGGAAGCGACAAAAGCAGCAATCAGCGATGCAATCACCAGATCATTATCCAGACTGATAAAACTAATTGAATACAGGGCGAGATTGAACATAAAGTAGGTTTTGCCAATGCCGACATTAAAGCGTTGATTGGCGATCACCGCGATCACATCTAAGCCGCCATTCGATCCCAGAGAACGCAGAACAAGTCCGGCGCCTCCGCCGCTGATAACCCCGAAACAGACCGCCGCATACAATTGATTCTGGATGGTCACCACCAGGTCGAGGCTGCTGTAAGCGAGAGAAACCGTCAACATGGAAACAAAACTGTAGGCGAGAAAACGGCGGCTTATAAACAGATAGCCGAGCACAAACATCGGTACGTTAAGCAATAAATACCAGATACCGGCGTCGAGCAAAGCCGTCTTGTATTCGATCAATGTTGCCAGACCGAACAAACCACTGGGGACAAAACCGTGCACTGTGGCAATGGATTTGAAACCAACAGCTTGAATCACTGAACCAACGACAATCAACATCAAATTCCAGGGGACGGTGTAGCTGTAATCCCGTTTTAAAAGCAAAGGATCCTCCTTTTGCGCTGGGTAATAAAAAAACGAAACAAAAATGTTTGGCAAAATAACCGGTCGGAACAGACTAACATTGCTCTACACGACAAACAACCGCTGCCCTGCTTCAGTAGGCACAGGCTTCCCGGAAGAAGACGACAGGAGATTCAAAGATCCGATTTCAAAAAAATCGTGTCCAGGTTTGCCAGTTATGCCTTCATGGGGCATGCTTGACTAAAGCATTTCTCATGCGACAAAAACATCTTCCCCGTCGGAGATAAACGCGATAAGTTATTTTATACCAAAGGAGGTCCAGCATGGATGTTTCCACCTGCATGCGTAAAAGTGTCGTTCTTGCTGATCCGGACTGCGACTTTGTCTGTCTGTTGCACAAAATCGCTGCGCCGACGCCACGTCTCGCTTATATCGTTGATGAAAACCGTACCCTGATCGGGGTGGTCTCAGCGCGTGACCTGCTCAAAGAAGTCATGCCGTCCTACATGAATGCCAACCTTGCCCGATCCATCAGTGACGGTGCCGATTATCTCAAACGTCAGGCGGAGAAAGCACGGCATCGTTGCGCTCGTGACATCATGGTTAAAAAGGTGATTTCTCTCCATCCCCATCATCAACTCCTGCAAGCCGATGCTATCTTTGCCGAGCGGGGCTTCAATACATTGCCCGTTGTAGATGACCACAACAAGGTTATTGGTGAAATCACCCGTGTAGATATTCTGGTCCACCTTATTGGTGATCCTTTTACGTATAATTATGATGGTGTGACCGACCTGTCAGAATAGGCAGAGGTAGAACATTCACCGAGCCCATGGGCGGATAACAATAAAGGTCGGGTTGTTTGGTAATCCGGCCATTGTCTACAGTTTCAACACTCGCACGTTTCAAGACCTCAACGAACACGGCTCCGCATCAGGAGCCATCTTTCGGAGTCTCTTATGTATTGGTTTGCCACCGGTATTTTTCTTGTCGCCTACGCCCTGATCATCTCTGAAAAAATCCACAAAACCAAAGTCGCCCTGTTCGGGGCCGCCATCACCTTGATCGGCAAAATTCTTGATCAACATGAGGCGTTTCACGATATGGATCTCGGCGTGGACTGGAATGTTATCTTCCTGCTG
This is a stretch of genomic DNA from uncultured Desulfuromonas sp.. It encodes these proteins:
- a CDS encoding peptidase M42 → MQQRESFIDLLKTLVRHPSVVGAEHSFFRVLQRELEERGARVTWYQGVLVAQGDAPESAFFSAHIDRNGLVCTGPNEFQYAAFVAGNRSDLLGNSVSEGLMMKIVDRFRATPVMAYEPWTGGYLGRGKIVDTYVCPYRNNLIFEVEGLESLVAGTPVAFNDHLQVADGLLTGQLDNVLSAAHLIHLFALGFQGTALFTAEEEAGKSWRYLLEWFRRFNGSTDQLVVVDTSPFPDRAAADSQQLVLRRRDANAAFSPRMTDRLAQLCQDHGISYRFKDDYVQQLAEQAAQPALPLSLGSTELGRIVAASDGFVQGTTLQLPTTGYHTMEESCSQQACQAFHRILTCLAGID
- a CDS encoding aldo/keto reductase, which encodes MSSSAIETTPLGTTDIRVSKICLGTWAIGGWLWGGSDDSQCIDTIRAALDQGITFIDTAAVYGFGHSESLVGQAWKGHVAREKVVLATKAGLQWDDKGRVSRNCTRERLLQEIDDSLQRLQTDYIDLYQIHWPDPLVPIEETAEVMAGLLASGKIRAIGVSNYDPEQMDRFRSLAPLHSVQPPYNLFERQIDGDVRPYAQQHGLAILAYGAICRGLLSGKMTAEPTFEGDDIRQYDPKFKAPRYAAYLDVVAKLDAFAQERFQRGVLELAVRWVIDQGAIALWGARHPQQLDRVNQVFGWSLSEADRDEIAAIVNAAITDPVGPEFMAPPARK
- a CDS encoding PhoH family protein; the protein is MNEDPYRCCFTIADPLMVHALLGQHNSHLHQLEKLLGVRLGSRGNDIQISGAKLDVELTELVLNQLVALLQKGYPLYPPDIDYAVNILRSNSSIKLSDIFFDTVLVSARNKYIAPKSLAQKEYIDAIRQNDVVFGVGPAGTGKTYLAMALAVAAWQKKQVNRIVLVRPAVEAGEKLGFLPGDIAEKVNPYLQPLYDALFDMVERSKGQAMIDEGIVEVAPLAFMRGRTLNDSFIILDEAQNTTREQMKMFLTRLGFGSKAVVTGDATQIDLPTGRPSGLLDALRILDKIDGIAIRRFSQIDVVRHPIVQRIVQAYEKA
- a CDS encoding CBS domain-containing protein; the protein is MDVSTCMRKSVVLADPDCDFVCLLHKIAAPTPRLAYIVDENRTLIGVVSARDLLKEVMPSYMNANLARSISDGADYLKRQAEKARHRCARDIMVKKVISLHPHHQLLQADAIFAERGFNTLPVVDDHNKVIGEITRVDILVHLIGDPFTYNYDGVTDLSE
- a CDS encoding YitT family protein, whose product is MLLKRDYSYTVPWNLMLIVVGSVIQAVGFKSIATVHGFVPSGLFGLATLIEYKTALLDAGIWYLLLNVPMFVLGYLFISRRFLAYSFVSMLTVSLAYSSLDLVVTIQNQLYAAVCFGVISGGGAGLVLRSLGSNGGLDVIAVIANQRFNVGIGKTYFMFNLALYSISFISLDNDLVIASLIAAFVASVCMDYSLSMFSQRKLCLIISKHNEEIAQKVMHSMKIGATFLEGVGAYKNETRRVLMVVTNNIQLKRLEELAFTVDPHSLFIVENTFNVIGSTFSRRKIY
- the eno gene encoding phosphopyruvate hydratase; translation: MGEIMDIYAREILDSRGNPTIEVDVLLESGVLGRAAVPSGASTGEREALELRDGDKSRYLGKGVQKAVDNVNEKICDALIGWEVTDQAGIDAKLLELDGTETKSNLGANALLGVSLACARAASEESGLPFYQYLGGPNAKELPLPMMNILNGGAHADNNVDIQEFMIMPAGAPSFKEALRMGAEIFHALKKVLKDKGYNTAVGDEGGFAPNLGSNEEALQVIMEAIEAAGYKAGEEILLALDVAASEIYSDGKYNFANEAQPLKTAEETVAFYADLVERYPIISIEDGLAENDWDGWKLMTDKLGDKIQIVGDDLFVTNSKILKEGIEKGIANSILIKVNQIGTLTETLEAIEMAKRAGYTCVISHRSGETEDSTIADLAVATNAGQIKTGSLCRTDRICKYNQLLRIEDELEGVSIFNGKDVFYNL
- a CDS encoding BrnT family toxin, translated to MSIPEQLGIPDYEFRLIIGRTQIEYDETKEMVNREKHGFSLESAVHYFEQLLTPVSHQPFMTSDAFVENGEKRHMHMGLDDSGAVVVFVTTMRNDETVRIISFRRASHAECETFRVHTGYNKSFPQTPKPRG